The Helianthus annuus cultivar XRQ/B chromosome 16, HanXRQr2.0-SUNRISE, whole genome shotgun sequence genome includes a window with the following:
- the LOC110917661 gene encoding carbonyl reductase [NADPH] 1, with translation MDNTEKQMDKKERAKERREKRRQEISLIRSIPYSDHQRWWSAETIAVVTGANRGIGFEIAHQLGLQGLTVVLTSRETAVGEESAKVLQEGGLKVVFHQLDVIDQQSIDTFCSWIKENYGGIDILINNAGFNYNIGSENSVEYAEKVITINYTGSKNMIKAAIPLMKPNHAGARIVTVSSRLGRLNGRKNRISDDALRQQLEDVDSLSEELIDGTLNKFLEQVKDGSWTTGGWPQNNTDYSLSKMAINAYTRVVARELAGRPEGEKIYVNCYCPGWVKTAMTGWAGQVTPEEGADTAVWLSLIPDMRISGKFFAERREIHF, from the exons ATGGATAATACAGAGAAACAAATGGATAAAAAGGAGCGAGCGAAGGAACGTAGAGAGAAACGTCGTCAAGAGATCTCTTTAATCCGTTCGATTCCTTATTCAGATCATCAGAG GTGGTGGTCTGCTGAAACTATAGCTGTCGTAACTGGTGCAAATCGAGGAATCGGATTTGAAATCGCACACCAGCTTGGATTGCAAGGATTAACCGTTGTTCTTACTTCAAGAGAGACTGCTGTAGGTGAAGAATCCGCAAAAGTCCTACAAGAAGGCGGCTTAAAAGTGGTATTCCATCAACTCGATGTTATAGATCAACAATCAATCGACACGTTTTGTTcttggataaaagaaaactatgGTGGTATAGATATTCTG ATAAACAATGCAGGATTCAATTATAATATCGGGTCGGAGAATTCTGTTGAATATGCTGAAAAAGTTATCACCATTAATTATACGGGGTCCAAGAATATGATCAAAGCTGCAATTCCGTTGATGAAGCCTAACCACGCAGGCGCTCGAATTGTTACAGTGAGCTCGCGATTAGGAAGACTTAATGGCAGGAAAAAT AGGATTTCTGATGATGCATTAAGACAACAACTAGAAGATGTTGACTCGCTATCCGAAGAGTTAATTGACGGTACACTGAACAAGTTTCTGGAACAAGTGAAAGATGGGAGTTGGACCACTGGAGGATGGCCTCAAAACAACACAGATTACTCACTGTCAAAAATGGCGATCAACGCATACACAAGGGTAGTGGCCCGGGAACTAGCGGGTCGACCCGAAGGTGAAAAGATTTACGTCAACTGTTACTGTCCAGGTTGGGTCAAGACCGCCATGACAGGTTGGGCGGGCCAGGTTACACCTGAAGAGGGTGCTGATACAGCAGTGTGGCTTTCGTTGATTCCAGATATGCGTATTAGTGGCAAATTCTTTGCTGAAAGGCGCGAGATACATTTCTGA
- the LOC110915356 gene encoding probable beta-1,4-xylosyltransferase IRX10L, which produces MSNSSWGFLLLVFSAFFLNLDAFELRKGQKTERISGSAGDVLEDDPVGRLKVFVYELPSKYNKKILQKDPRCLNHMFAAEIYMHRFLLSSPVRTLNPEEADWFYTPVYTTCDLTPNGLPLPFKSPRMMRSAIQLISSNWPYWNRTEGADHFFIVPHDFGACFHYQEEKAIERGILPLLQRATLVQTFGQKNHVCLKDGSITVPPYAPPQKMQSHLIPPSIPRSIFVYFRGLFYDVGNDPEGGYYARGARAAVWENFKDNPLFDISTEHPTTYYEDMQRAVFCLCPLGWAPWSPRLVEAVIFGCIPVIIADDIVLPFADAIPWEDIGVYVDEKDVPNLDAILTSIPTEVILRKQRLLANPSMKQAMLFPHPAQPGDAFHQILNGLARKLPHDKSVYLRKGEKVLNWTAGPLADLKPW; this is translated from the exons ATGAGTAATTCGAGTTGGGGTTTTCTTTTGCTGGTTTTTTCTGCTTTCTTTTTGAATCTTGATGCTTTTGAGCTTCGGAAAGGTCAAAAAACAGAGAGAATTTCAG GTAGTGCTGGGGATGTATTGGAAGATGATCCCGTTGGAAGGTTAAAAGTATTTGTTTACGAGCTACCGAGCAAATACAACAAGAAAATATTACAAAAAGACCCTCGATGTCTTAACCACATGTTTGCTGCCGAAATTTATATGCACAGATTCCTTTTATCCAGTCCCGTTAGAACCCTTAATCCGGAGGAAGCCGATTGGTTTTACACGCCTGTTTACACTACTTGTGATTTAACACCGAATGGCCTCCCGTTACCTTTTAAAtcaccaagaatgatgagaagtgCTATTCAACTTATTTCTTCTAATTGGCCTTATTGGAATAGGACCGAAGGGGCCGATCACTTTTTCATTGTACCACACGATTTCGGTGCTTGTTTTCATTATCAG GAAGAAAAAGCTATTGAAAGAGGGATCCTTCCTCTACTCCAACGAGCTACATTGGTTCAAACTTTTGGTCAAAAGAATCACGTTTGTTTAAAAGACGGTTCAATCACAGTGCCCCCGTATGCACCTCCGCAAAAGATGCAATCTCATTTGATCCCTCCAAGTATTCCTCGATCCATCTTTGTCTACTTTAGAGGCTTGTTTTATGACGTTGGAAATGACCCCGAAGGTGGTTATTATGCAAG AGGAGCAAGAGCAGCAGTGTGGGAAAACTTCAAAGACAACCCTCTATTCGACATCTCAACAGAACATCCAACGACATACTATGAAGACATGCAAAGAGCCGTTTTCTGCTTATGTCCACTCGGGTGGGCCCCATGGAGCCCGCGGCTAGTTGAAGCAGTTATATTCGGGTGCATTCCAGTCATCATAGCGGATGACATCGTCTTGCCTTTCGCTGACGCAATTCCATGGGAAGACATCGGAGTTTACGTTGACGAAAAAGACGTTCCGAATTTGGACGCCATTTTGACGTCGATTCCAACCGAAGTCATTTTACGAAAACAACGATTGCTTGCTAATCCTTCGATGAAACAAGCTATGTTGTTCCCGCATCCCGCTCAACCGGGTGACGCGTTCCATCAAATCTTGAACGGTCTCGCCCGTAAACTACCGCACGATAAGAGCGTTTATTTGCGGAAAGGAGAGAAGGTTTTGAACTGGACCGCCGGCCCTTTAGCTGATCTGAAGCCATGGTAG